CAGACGCGGCGGTCGGCAAGTCGACGCTCCCGACGCGGTGGGGCTCCACGAGATTACGGCAGGCCCACGCAGGCCTGACCGTCCTCGCCGGGGTCGCCCTTCTCGGGCTCACGGGCACTGTCATCCCGACACTGGTCACAGTCGCAAGTATCCCAGCGTTCGTGGTGGCTATCTGGGCATTTCGGCGGTACACTCGCCAGCGATCTCCGTTTCCGTCAGTCGCTGCGATGGTCACACTCGCGCTCTGTCAGACGGCTGGCTGGCTGTGGCTCCTCGCTGTCTGATCGGCTCCTGACTCCGACCCCTAACTGTGTTGGTACTGTCTCTACCTATTCCGGGATCGTTCGTTGAGATATGAGCCACGCGATACTCACGATCGAAGGCGACTACGCCGTTCTGGAAGGGGCCGACGAGTCCGAACGGCTCGAATCGGACGCCGTCGTCTCGCTGGACGAGTGGGCGTAGCGACGTACTGTACCGGTCGGACCGACGGTCCGGCGGCGATCACGACGAGTCAATACACGACCGTAACTCGGCCGCAGCCTCCTCGGCCAGCTTGTTGTTGACGTACGTTCCCGCCCCGCGTTCGCTACCGGCCAGATGTTTGAGTTTCTCAGCCGTCCGGTGTGGTGGATAGAACTCGATGTGGAAGTGCGCGGCTGCCGCTCCCTCGGCTGTCGTCGGTTCCTGATGCACGGCCATCACGTACGGCAATTCGAAGCCGAACAGCCCGTCGTAGCGTACGATCATGTCTTTGAGCATCCGACCGAGATCGTCGAGGTGGCGCTCCTCGAAATCAGCGATCGACGGGAGATGATCGTCGGCGTAGACGTGCATCTCGTAGGCGTAGCGGGCCTGGAACGGAACAATAGCAGTAAAGTGGTCGGTCTCACTGACGAGGCGGCTTCCGTCCTTGCGCTCGGCGGCGAGGACGTCACAGAACAGACACGCGCCGTTTTCCTCGTGATGGGCCGCGCTCGCGTCGAGTTCACGTTCGATCTTCGGGGGGACGAACGGGTAGGCGTAGATCTGGCCGTGTGGATGCTCAAGTGTCACGCCGATCTCCTCGCCGCGGTTCTCGAAGATGTAGACGTATTCGTGGTCGGGATGGTCTCCGAGTGAGACGTACCGGTCCTGCCACACACGGGCGAGCTTCTGGAATCGCTCGACATCGAACGCCGAGGCCGCGGCGTCGTGATCGTCGGTGAAGAGGACGACCTCGCAGGTCCCATTCGCGGGCGCGCTTCGGAACAGGTCCGTACTCTCAACGGCGGGTTCGGGCGGGTCAGGTTGGAGCGAGGGAAACGCGTTCTCGACGACGGCGACGTCGTACTCGGGCTCGGGGATGGCCGTCGGGTACTCGTCGTCGGCCTCGGTCGGGCAGAACGGACAGTAGTCTTTGGGAGGTTTGAAGGTCCGATCCTGGCGATGGGTGGCGGTGACGACCCACTCGCGCTGGAACGGGTCCCAGCGGCGTTCAGTCATGGTGGCAATGGGGGTAGTCAGTCATCGTCGCCCGGATCGCTCGGACCGTCGAACTCGTAGAGGTGGACGTAGCGGCCGTGATCGTTCTCGATGCTGCGGCGGTTCACGACCCGATACTCGGGTTCCCGGGCCGATAATTCTAGCGACTCCTTCGCAACACTCACCACGCGTGCAGTCCACTCACCCGTACGATGTACCACGTGCGATCGCCGGGCCGCGTGAATCTGAT
The Halapricum salinum genome window above contains:
- the galT gene encoding galactose-1-phosphate uridylyltransferase, with protein sequence MTERRWDPFQREWVVTATHRQDRTFKPPKDYCPFCPTEADDEYPTAIPEPEYDVAVVENAFPSLQPDPPEPAVESTDLFRSAPANGTCEVVLFTDDHDAAASAFDVERFQKLARVWQDRYVSLGDHPDHEYVYIFENRGEEIGVTLEHPHGQIYAYPFVPPKIERELDASAAHHEENGACLFCDVLAAERKDGSRLVSETDHFTAIVPFQARYAYEMHVYADDHLPSIADFEERHLDDLGRMLKDMIVRYDGLFGFELPYVMAVHQEPTTAEGAAAAHFHIEFYPPHRTAEKLKHLAGSERGAGTYVNNKLAEEAAAELRSCIDSS